The sequence GACCTGGGGCGCACCGGCCGAAGACCATCCGGTCGAGGCCTGGGACAAGGTCATGAACTTGAACATCCGCAGCATCTTCCTGATTTCGCAAGCCGTCGGCAAACGCTCGATGATCCCGCGCCAATACGGCCGCATCATCAACGTCGCGTCGATCGCCGGCTTGTCCGGTAATCCGCCGGGCATGCAGACCATCGCGTACAACACGTCCAAAGGTGCAGTGGTCAACTTCACCCGCACGCTGGCCGGTGAATGGGGTCAGTACGGCATCACCGTCAATGCACTGGCACCGGGATTTTTCCCGTCGAAGATGACCAAGGGTTTGCTGGCCACGTTGGGCAAGGACGAACTGGCCAGCCACGCGCCGCTGAACCGGCTTGGCGACGACGAAGATTTGAAAGGTGCGGCCGTGCTGTTTGCGTCCGACGCCAGCAAGCACATCACCGGCCAGATTCTGGCGGTCGATGGCGGCGTGTCGGCAGTCTGATGGACTGGACGGTCGCCAAGCCGTTTCCAAACACGATCCCGTTTCTGACTGAAATGGGCGTCGAGTTCCTCGGTGCGATCGATGGCGAGGCGCGCGTTGCGCTGACCCTCGGCACGCGTCACATGAACAGCTGGCAGGTCGGTCATGGCGGCGTCACGATGACCTTGCTCGATGTGGTCATGGCGCTGGCCGGACGTTCGCTCGATCCGGAAGCCAGCGGCGCTGTCACGGTCGACATGCACACCAGTTTTTTGCAACCGGCCGGTCATCCGGGCAGCCGCATCATTGCCATCGGCCGGGCCAGCCATCGCGCCACCACGCTGGTATTTTGCGAGGGCGAAGTGCGCAATGGCGACCTGCTGGTCGCGCGCGCGATGGGCACCTTCAAATTCCTCAAGCGGCGCGCCGCCGGCCGCAAGCTTGATCACACATCCATTCCCTGAACAAGGAGTCCAGCATGACTACTACCCGTCAGATCGTCCTCGCTTCCCGTCCATCCGGCCACGTCAGCGCCGATAATTTCCGGCTTGAAGAAGTCGCCGTGCCGGTCATCGTTGATGGCCAGGTACTGATCCGCAATCACTATCTGTCGCTCGATCCGTACATGCGCGGTCGCATGGAAGACAGCAAGAGCTACGCCGAACCGCAAGCCATCGGCACCGTCATGATAGGCGGCACCGTCGGCGAAATCGTCGAGAGCAGGAACCCGAAATTCGCGGTCGGCGATAAGGTCGTCGGCGGCTCCGGCTGGGCCGAGATGACGGTCTCCGATGGCCAGATGTTGCGCAAGGTTGATACCACCCACATCCCGCTGTCGGCGTATCTGGGTTCGGTCGGCATGCCCGGCATGACCGCCTGGTTCGGCCTGACACAAATCATGCAACCGAAGGCGGGTGAGACCATCGTGGTCTCGGCGGCCAGCGGTGCGGTCGGCAGCGTGGTCGGCCAGCTCGCCAAATTGCGTGGATGCCGCGCCGTCGGCATTGCCGGTGGCCCGGAAAAATGCGCGTATGTGGTCAAGGAACTCGGCTTCGATGCCTGCGTCGATTACAAGTCGCCGAGCTTTGTCGCGGACCTGGCTGCAGCGACGCCGGATGGCATCGATGCGATTTTCGAGAACGTCGGCGGCGTGGTCTTCGATACCGCACTGGCGCGCATGAATGCGTTTGGCCGGATCGCGGTCTGCGGTCTGATCGCCGGCTACAACGGCGAACCGATGGTGCTCAATAACGTGCGCATGATCCTGACGATGCGCCTGACGATACGCGGCTTCATCGTCTCCGAGCACATCGACCTGTGGCCTGAAGGCTTGAAAGAACTCGGCACGCTGGTCGCCACCGGCAAGCTGAAATTCCGTGAATCGGTGGCCCAGGGATTGGACGCCGCACCGGAAGCTTTCATGGGTCTGCTCAAGGGCAAGAACTTCGGCAAGCAGCTGGTCAAGCTGATCTGATCTTTTCCCTTAGCCTTTGGAGAACGCCATGTCCGACCTGATCCTGCACCACTATCCGACGTCCCCGTTTGCAGAAAAAATCCGCCTGATCCTGGGCCATAAACAGCTGGCCTGGAAATCGGTATTGATCCCGGTGATCATGCCCAAGCCCGATGTGGTGGCGCTGACCGGCGGCTATCGCCGCACGCCGCTGCTGCAGATCGGCGCTGACGTGTATTGCGACACCGCGCTGATCGCTGATGTGCTGGAGCGGCGCGCACCGACGCCGTCGCTGTTCCCGCACGAGCGCACCGGGCTGATCCGCACGGTGGCGCAATGGGCTGACAGCACGCTGTTCTGGACCGCGATCGCGTATGCGTTCCAGCCGGCCGGCATGCAGGCCATGTTCGGTAAGCTGCCGCCGGAGCACCTGCAAGCCTTCGGTGCCGACCGTGCCGCGATGCGCGGCAATGCGCCACGCATGCCGGTTGCGGAAGCCACGGCCAACCTGACCGAGTACATCGACCGGCTGGAGAACATGCTGGCCGATGGCAAGCCGTATCTGTTCGGTGCGCTGCCAGGGCTGGCCGATTTTTCGGTCTATCACCCGGTCTGGTATGTCAGCCGTGTGCAGGGTCTGTCGACCATCCTGGAGCGGGCGCCGAAGCTGCTGGCCTGGCTGGCACGGATGACGGCCATCGGTCATGGCACTGCTGAAAAAATCAGCAGCGCGGATGCGATCAATATCTGCCGCGACAGCACGCCGCTGGCGCTGGAGACGGCTGTCATTGACCTGCACGACATCGCCCTTGGCGAGCGCGTGACGATCACGCCGACCGACTATGCGCTCGATCCGGTCGAGGGCGAACTGGTGCTGGCCAGCGCCACCGAACTGGCGGTGCGCCGGCACGACGAGCGGGCCGGCACGGTCACCGTGCACTTCCCGCGCAATGGTTATCAACTGTAAAAAGTCGCATAAAAAAACCACCGGAGACAGCATGAAAAATTTTACTAACCGGATCGCCGTCATCACCGGCGGTGCCAGCGGCTTCGGCCGTGAATTCGCACTGATCGGTGCCCGCCTGGGCATGAAGCTGATGCTGGCCGATGTGCAGCAGGATGCCCTCGATAGTGTCAAGGCCGAACTCGAAGCACTCGGTGCCGAGGTGCTGGCCGTGCGTTGCGACGTGCGTCATGCCGACCAGATTCAGGCGTTGGCCGATGCGACGATGGCGCGCTTTGGCGCGGTCCATCTGCTGTTCAATAATGCCGGTGTCGGCTCGGGCGGACTGGTCTGGGAAAACACCCAGGCCGACTGGGAATGGGTGCTGGGCGTGAACCTGTGGGGTGTCATCCATGGCGTGCGCATCTTCACGCCACTGATGCTCGAATGCGCCAAGGCGGACCCCGAGTACGAAGGCCACATCGTCAATACCGCCTCGATGGCCGGCTTGCTCAATGCGCCGACGATGGGTGTGTATAACGTCTCCAAGCATGCGGTGGTATCGCTGACCGAGTCGTTGTATCAGGACTTGCGACTGGTCGACGCACCGATCAGCGCGTCGGTGCTGTGCCCGTATTTTGTGCCGACCGGGATTTCGCAATCGCATCGCAACCGGCCAGACGATGTCGCCAATGCGGCGCGCCCGACCATCAGCCAGCTGGCGGCACAAGCCATGTCGGACAAGGCGGTCAGTTCCGGTAAAGTCAGCGCGGCAGCAGTGGCCGAGATGACTTTTGCGGCAATCGGCAGCGACCAGTTCTATGTGTATTCGCATCCGCAAGCGCTCGGCCATGTGCAAAAACGCATGGAAGAAATCATCACGCAAACTAATCCGGGCGACCCGTATGCCGGTGCCGAACATGTGCGTGAGATGCTGCAGGCAAAGCTGAAAGCCGGCGCGTAATCATGACGGCCGCGATCCGCGACCAGCAATTCGCCACGCTGGCCAATGGCACGCGCCTGCATTACGCCAGCGCCGGCCAGCCGGGTCAGCCGCTGATCCTGTTCGTGCATGGCTTCCCGGAATTCTGGGGCGAATGGACAGCGCAGTTGCAGGAGTTCGACAGCACGCATTTTGCGGTCGCGCCGGATTTGCGCGGCTTTAACTTGTCGGACATGCCACCCGATCTATCGTCGTACAAGGCACGTCATATCGTCGACGACCTGCGTCTGCTGATCGGCCATCTCGGTTACGAGCAATGCATCCTGGTCGCGCATGACTGGGGCGGGGCGATTGCCTGGAACCTGGCGATCGCGCTGCCGCAGTTGCTGCATCAACTGGTGATCATCAATTCGCCGCATCCGTATCTGTTCATGCAGGCGCTGGCCAATGACGCACATCAGAAGGCTTCTAGCGATTACATGAATTGGCTGCGCGCCGAAGGCTCTGAAGCGGCGCTGGAGAAAAACGACTTCGCTTTGCTTGACGGTTTTTTTAATGGCATGGGCCAGCCACCGGCGTTGTGGTTCGACGAGGCAACGCGTGAGCGTTATCACGCGTGCTGGCGGCGCGGCTTGCGCGGCGGCGTCAATTATTACCGTGCCTCGCCGCTGCATCCGCCGACCGATGATCATCCGGGTCCGCTGAAACTGGCGCTCGATCCGGCTGCCTTCCGCATCACGGTGCCGACGCGCGTGATCTGGGGCGAGACCGATTTTGCGTTGCCGAAAACACTGCTGGATGGTCTGGACCAGTTTGTCGATGACTTGCAGATCGAACGGGTCGCTGATGCATCGCACTGGATCGTTCATGAGCAGCCGGTGCTGGTCAATCGCTTGCTGCGGCAGTTTGTGGCGGAGATATCGATGCGATGAAGCAGGGTACTGTGGGGCAGTGAAGGCCGATCTTGGTACTATTGCCCACCTCAATAGAATCCCGGCCGGCTGCAGAGCATGTTAAAAAAAATCCCCGTTGGCGAACTCCGGCCAGGCATGTATATCCACGAACTGTGCGTGTCGTGGCTGGACTCGCCGTTCTGGAAAAAATCATTCCTGCTGGAAGACGACGTGATGCTGGCGAAAGTGCACAAGAGCAGCATCGAGGAAGTCTGGATTGATACCGACAACGGCGATGACGTAGCGCTACCATTGCCAGTCGCCGCCGAAGCAATCGTTGCTCCACCCGTTCTGCCGATCAATGTCATGCCCGTTGCCTACCGCGACATCGAACGCGTGTCGATGGCCGATGAAGTCGACCGGGCGACCAGTATCGTCAACAAATCGCGCGAAGCCGTGGTGTCGATGTTCAGCGAAGCACGCATGGGCAAGGCCATCGACGCCAGCAATGCGATGCCGCTGGTTGAAGAAATCGCCGCATCGATCATGCGTAATCCCGGTGCACTGATCGGCCTGGCGCGACTCAAGACCGCCGATGATTACACCTACATGCATTCGGTCGCCGTCTGCGCGCTGATGATTGCGCTGGCCAGCCAGCTCAAGCTCGACGACGAGACCATCCGCGAACTCGGCCTGGCCGGCCTGCTGCACGACATCGGCAAGATGGCGGTGCCGATGACGATTTTGAACAAACCCGGCAAGCTCACCGATGATGAATTCGTCTCGGTCAAGCAGCATCCTGCGGCGGGTCACGCGATGCTGCTGGCGGCCACCGGCATCGGTGCCATCGCCCTCGATGTCTGCCTGCATCACCACGAAAAAATGAACGGCAGCGGTTATCCGCATCGACTGGCAGGTGAGCAGATCAGCCTGTATGCGCGCATGGGAGCGGTCTGCGATGTCTACGATGCGATCACTTCCAACCGGCCTTACAAGCAGGGCTGGTGCCCGTCGGAATCGCTGAGCAAGATGGCCGAATGGAGCGACGGGCATTTTGATCCGGTGGTGTTCCAGGCCTTCGTGCGCAGCATTGGTATTTACCCGGTCGGGACGCTGGTGCGGATGGAGTCGGGACGACTCGGCGTGGTGGTCGAACAGCAGGATGGCAAGTTGCTGTTACCGAAGGTGCGGGTGTTTTATTCGGCGACGACGATGGCCCACATTGCACCGGTGCTGCTGGACTTGGCCAGCGCTGACAGCAGCGACAAGATCGTCGCCCGTGAAGAAGCCGGCAAATGGGGCCTGACCGACATCAATCGCTACTGGCTGGGCGACGACGCGGCCAAAGCCTGAGTCGTCACAGCATCGGCATGCGCAGCAATGCCACGATCGGATCGCAGGTGGCGCTCTGGTAGGTCGACGCATCGGTCATGTCCCACTCGTCGTTCTTGCGATTCAACATTCCGGAAATAATCATGTCGCGCGCGAACTTGCGCCGGTCTGCCGCCGCCGAGGTCGACGAGCGTGACGCCGTCGCCAGCGCACGCACATCCATCACGCCGCTGGTTTTTCTCATTGTCTGCAGTGGTTCGGTCTGGCCGAGCGCAGCGATGAGGTTGTTGACTGCGTGCTCCAGCATGTCATGCGCTTCTTTCTGGATCGCGCGCAGGGCGGGGATTTTGGTGGGATCGGCGACCAGTTTGGCGAAGGCTTCGGGGTCGAAGGGGGCTTCGGCGGATGCTGGCTGGTCAGGGGCGTCGTCAGTGTCCATCGCGTGGTCCTTGGGGAATCAATTGGTTACGGGGGATGCTGTTGTGTTTTCGTTTGCGGGTGCGGCGATGATGGTGGTTGTAATTGGTCAGACCCTGGGTGGGTAGCCCTGTGGTGGTGGCCCGAATTCGGTCTCGGACTGTGCCGCTGGGTGTGCCTCGGGGCGTACCGGAAAACCGTTACCCGGATAATGGGGCTCAGGCTCACTGCCAACAGTGCTTCCGTGTTCAGCGTGATTCGATGGGTGGTTATTTCCCGCGTGTTGATCGTCTTCTTGATGCTCGACCTGGTTGCTGTGCTGGCTGCCTTTGCCACTCAACGCCTTGTGCATTCCCCAAGCTGCGGCTCCCGCTCCAAGTGCTCCTATTAGCAAAGGAGTATTCAATACCGCTCCAAGACAACCGATCGCGATGCCCATTACTGCAAGCGGATTCGTTGCGACGAAGAACCCCGCTGCGGCGGCTCCGCTGTAGAGGACTCCTTTTCCTATTGTTTTAAGCGGTACTTTTGCGAAAGCATTTCTTACTGCTAGTAGTCCTTTCTTCAATTTGCTTTGTGATGTTGGCGGGAGCCCGTCGACTGCGCTGGAAACTTGCTGCCCGGTGGAGGCTGGGGGGCTCATTGCTGCCATCTTTTCTTCCAGCTTGGTCAATCTTTCCTTCAACGCTGCATTTTCGTTGGATAGGGCGATATGCGATTCCGGCGTCATTGCAGCAGTCGCCTTAGCCGTAGGCTCCGCTGCGATCTGCGCTTCGGGTTCCGACTTCATCCCTGCAACTTTTGAAGCTACTGCGGAATCGAGTTTGAGATCTTCGCGAGTTAGTCGCACATCTTTTGGAGCCTCAAGCTCTTTAGGCTGTGGGCCTTTAAGTACCGCAAGATCACCTGCGAATCGGTTGTGACTTGTTGTGCTGTTAATTGGCATCGGATGCTCTCAAAAAATGTCGTCGGATTCGACAGTGGTTCTCCTTTTTTGAGTAGCCATCTGCACTTGCAAAGTTCCACTCACTTCATTTAGCAGCGTAGGGTGCAATGCCCTACGGTTATTCACCCTACGACTGCCGGCCTCCATCTCATCCCACCGCCACCCGACTGCTCCCGCCCGCGACCCGCTCCACCAGCACCCTGGTCGCAATCCGTTCCGTCATCTCCTGCACATGCGAAATCACGCCGACCTTGCGCCCCATCGCCTGCAAGCCATCAAGCGCATCCATTGCGACGCGTAGCGTGTCGGCGTCGAGGCTGCCGAAGCCTTCGTCGATGAACAGCGATTCGACCCGGACCCGGTTCGATGACAGCGACGCCAATCCGAGCGCCAGTGCCAGCGAGACGAGGAAGGATTCGCCACCCGAC comes from Actimicrobium sp. CCC2.4 and encodes:
- a CDS encoding SDR family oxidoreductase, whose amino-acid sequence is MRTPQQLFNLDGKTALVTGGSRGLGLQIAEALGQQGARIVLSARKQTELDEAVAHLKSLGIDASAVAADLSQEAAVDALVTETLSRLGHIDILVNNAGATWGAPAEDHPVEAWDKVMNLNIRSIFLISQAVGKRSMIPRQYGRIINVASIAGLSGNPPGMQTIAYNTSKGAVVNFTRTLAGEWGQYGITVNALAPGFFPSKMTKGLLATLGKDELASHAPLNRLGDDEDLKGAAVLFASDASKHITGQILAVDGGVSAV
- a CDS encoding PaaI family thioesterase — translated: MDWTVAKPFPNTIPFLTEMGVEFLGAIDGEARVALTLGTRHMNSWQVGHGGVTMTLLDVVMALAGRSLDPEASGAVTVDMHTSFLQPAGHPGSRIIAIGRASHRATTLVFCEGEVRNGDLLVARAMGTFKFLKRRAAGRKLDHTSIP
- a CDS encoding NADP-dependent oxidoreductase, with the protein product MTTTRQIVLASRPSGHVSADNFRLEEVAVPVIVDGQVLIRNHYLSLDPYMRGRMEDSKSYAEPQAIGTVMIGGTVGEIVESRNPKFAVGDKVVGGSGWAEMTVSDGQMLRKVDTTHIPLSAYLGSVGMPGMTAWFGLTQIMQPKAGETIVVSAASGAVGSVVGQLAKLRGCRAVGIAGGPEKCAYVVKELGFDACVDYKSPSFVADLAAATPDGIDAIFENVGGVVFDTALARMNAFGRIAVCGLIAGYNGEPMVLNNVRMILTMRLTIRGFIVSEHIDLWPEGLKELGTLVATGKLKFRESVAQGLDAAPEAFMGLLKGKNFGKQLVKLI
- a CDS encoding glutathione S-transferase family protein; translation: MSDLILHHYPTSPFAEKIRLILGHKQLAWKSVLIPVIMPKPDVVALTGGYRRTPLLQIGADVYCDTALIADVLERRAPTPSLFPHERTGLIRTVAQWADSTLFWTAIAYAFQPAGMQAMFGKLPPEHLQAFGADRAAMRGNAPRMPVAEATANLTEYIDRLENMLADGKPYLFGALPGLADFSVYHPVWYVSRVQGLSTILERAPKLLAWLARMTAIGHGTAEKISSADAINICRDSTPLALETAVIDLHDIALGERVTITPTDYALDPVEGELVLASATELAVRRHDERAGTVTVHFPRNGYQL
- a CDS encoding SDR family oxidoreductase; protein product: MKNFTNRIAVITGGASGFGREFALIGARLGMKLMLADVQQDALDSVKAELEALGAEVLAVRCDVRHADQIQALADATMARFGAVHLLFNNAGVGSGGLVWENTQADWEWVLGVNLWGVIHGVRIFTPLMLECAKADPEYEGHIVNTASMAGLLNAPTMGVYNVSKHAVVSLTESLYQDLRLVDAPISASVLCPYFVPTGISQSHRNRPDDVANAARPTISQLAAQAMSDKAVSSGKVSAAAVAEMTFAAIGSDQFYVYSHPQALGHVQKRMEEIITQTNPGDPYAGAEHVREMLQAKLKAGA
- a CDS encoding alpha/beta hydrolase — translated: MTAAIRDQQFATLANGTRLHYASAGQPGQPLILFVHGFPEFWGEWTAQLQEFDSTHFAVAPDLRGFNLSDMPPDLSSYKARHIVDDLRLLIGHLGYEQCILVAHDWGGAIAWNLAIALPQLLHQLVIINSPHPYLFMQALANDAHQKASSDYMNWLRAEGSEAALEKNDFALLDGFFNGMGQPPALWFDEATRERYHACWRRGLRGGVNYYRASPLHPPTDDHPGPLKLALDPAAFRITVPTRVIWGETDFALPKTLLDGLDQFVDDLQIERVADASHWIVHEQPVLVNRLLRQFVAEISMR
- a CDS encoding HD-GYP domain-containing protein → MLKKIPVGELRPGMYIHELCVSWLDSPFWKKSFLLEDDVMLAKVHKSSIEEVWIDTDNGDDVALPLPVAAEAIVAPPVLPINVMPVAYRDIERVSMADEVDRATSIVNKSREAVVSMFSEARMGKAIDASNAMPLVEEIAASIMRNPGALIGLARLKTADDYTYMHSVAVCALMIALASQLKLDDETIRELGLAGLLHDIGKMAVPMTILNKPGKLTDDEFVSVKQHPAAGHAMLLAATGIGAIALDVCLHHHEKMNGSGYPHRLAGEQISLYARMGAVCDVYDAITSNRPYKQGWCPSESLSKMAEWSDGHFDPVVFQAFVRSIGIYPVGTLVRMESGRLGVVVEQQDGKLLLPKVRVFYSATTMAHIAPVLLDLASADSSDKIVAREEAGKWGLTDINRYWLGDDAAKA